The following proteins are co-located in the Choristoneura fumiferana chromosome 23, NRCan_CFum_1, whole genome shotgun sequence genome:
- the LOC141440916 gene encoding uncharacterized protein: MLCFSCITLFLNESGRVLFKMPSSCIVPNCNARSINNDRKRIFHVLPHDLDMSIKWLEAIGLPHYVDYYKKERKGWYRVCSDHFDESCYLLKRRLLKTAVPTIQKLPTKDFSTHGNTHNNHSNSTAKPEYAFPVSSPCIEDKVTKADDTVVDEHTLRIEINRRAELEEAKSALRKSKLERYLKSSRKLLGPKTSQLITCQVLMKEGDKRKFSVKHKLFCLDLYYHNPRAYRFLQQFICLPPVATLRSLYLNVNSGFISPRCLQILKNMVAQMNTKDRCCIVGIASTKIKKHVYYDVTNDTVHGIYKTKRKQWKVPVKKAYTLVVKGLLSTWQMPIAFALFHDSDVIELQQWSDSIIRILIFNGLDVRAFVSDQGNTDNKLLSELRKISSVNNSFTVTGKVIYNIFDVKLLVKSLRDSLMSFDISIDFEGVASWKHILAFYNTDIELQTYLAPGLTNTHVNPDENQRSSTKHAVELFSETVATAMKAFLRLKLLDEDAVATVNLINRISDLVTLFNLDTLKHDSRNNRQFKGEERRELLKKLLEYFAGVKRSSNGFLFEPIVGLMVTIKSTLDLWKDFSDDDEFHLKTQSLNLQAIDSGFGEINALNTKRKNKCNQVTTIEFIRAFNKSFLNHVIKNAQHKTLKNFKSSLSKLQEYLVSKTKENDLLLDLEAKPNAILIGDLENKIILPNINVLRYLAGYLIKRALEKHGNCVQLKNYLTPSNTKANTFIDCHYLEVKVPVEFVIFLVKLEHEFVKVFREVLLPREIGARALNAMKHLVILPCRCFPLFLIKKLFIRIRIYNAVKDINRQLKTTDAFQINTIEI; the protein is encoded by the exons ATGCTCTGTTTTTCGTgtataacattgtttttaaacGAATCTGGACGAGTTTTATTCAAAATGCCTAGTTCCTGTATCGTGCCAAACTGCAATGCGAGATCCATAAATAACGATCGCAAGAGGATATTCCACGTGCTGCCTCACGACCTTGATAT GAGTATTAAGTGGTTGGAGGCGATAGGTCTACCTCATTATGTAGACTactataagaaagaaagaaaaggatGGTACAGAGTGTGTTCCGATCATTTTGACGAGTCATGTTACCTGCTGAAGCGTAGACTGCTTAAGACAGCTGTTCCAACTATTCAAAAACTACCCACCAAAGATTTTAGTACTCACGGCAATACTCACAATAATCACAGTAACAGTACAGCAAAACCTGAATATGCATTTCCGGTTAGTAGTCCATGCATTGAAGACAAAGTAACTAAGGCAGATGATACGGTCGTAGATGAACACACTCTTAGAATAGAAATAAACAGACGCGCTGAGTTAGAGGAAGCTAAGTCAGCACTAAGGAAGAGTAAATTAGAAAGGTATTTAAAGTCCTCGCGCAAACTTCTTGGTCCCAAGACATCTCAATTAATCACATGCCAGGTGCTTATGAAGGAGGGTGATAAACGCAAATTTTCCgtgaaacataaattattttgtctGGACCTTTACTACCATAACCCTAGGGCATATCGTTTCCTGCAGCAATTCATATGTTTACCGCCGGTTGCAACATTACGAAGCTTATATCTTAATGTGAACAGCGGATTCATTAGCCCTCGCTGCctgcaaattttaaaaaacatggTAGCGCAGATGAACACGAAGGATAGATGTTGCATAGTAGGTATTGCATCAACGAAAATAAAGAAACACGTTTATTACGATGTTACAAACGATACAGTTCATGGTATATATAAAACGAAACGCAAGCAATGGAAGGTTCCAGTCAAAAAAGCCTATACTCTTGTCGTGAAGGGATTATTGTCCACGTGGCAGATGCCGATTGCCTTCGCGCTCTTCCATGACAGTGATGTAATCGAGCTTCAACAATGGAGCGATTCAATCATTCGCATTCTCATCTTCAATGGACTAGACGTTCGTGCATTCGTCTCTGACCAAGGTAACACAGATAACAAGTTGCTATCAGAACTCAGAAAAATATCAAGTGTTAATAACTCTTTCACTGTAACGGGAAAAGTTATTTACAACATTTTCGATGTTAAACTTCTAGTAAAAAGCTTACGAGACAGTTTAATGAGTTTTGATATATCAATCGATTTTGAAGGTGTGGCCTCGTGGAAGCATATTTTGGCGTTCTATAACACTGATATAGAGCTACAGACGTATTTAGCTCCGGGTTTGACTAACACTCATGTCAATCCCGATGAGAATCAGAGAAGCAGCACCAAACATGCGGTCGAACTGTTCAGCGAGACTGTAGCGACAGCTATGAAGGCGTTCCTTAGGTTGAAGCTACTCGACGAGGACGCCGTTGCAACTGTGAACTTAATCAATAGAATAAGTGATTTAGTCACCCTATTTAATTTGGACACATTGAAACATGATTCACGAAACAATAGACAGTTCAAAGGCGAAGAACGGCGAGAGTTATTAAAAAAGTTGTTGGAGTATTTTGCAGGGGTTAAAAGATCCTCGAACGGTTTCCTGTTCGAACCTATCGTGGGATTGATGGTGACAATCAAATCAACTTTAGATCTTTGGAAAGACTTCAGTGATGACGAtgaatttcatttgaaaacgCAATCACTAAACTTACAGGCCATTGACAGTGGTTTCGGGGAAATCAATGCTCTCAACACAAAAAGGAAGAACAAGTGTAATCAAGTCACTACCATAGAATTTATTAGAGCCtttaataaatcttttcttaaTCATGTTATCAAAAATGCACAacataaaactttgaaaaatttcaaatcgagCTTGTCGAAGCTGCAAGAGTATCTTGtatcaaaaacaaaagaaaacgaTCTTTTACTGGATCTGGAGGCAAAACCCAATGCTATTCTGATTGGCGACCTAGAAAACAAGATCATCTTACCAAATATAAATGTACTGAGATACCTTGCTGGTTATTTGATAAAGAGAGCACTGGAAAAGCACGGTAATTGCGTTCAATTGAAAAACTATTTGACTCCATCAAATACAAAGGCCAATACTTTTATTGACTGTCATTATTTGGAAGTGAAAGTACCAGTTGAATTCGTCATATTCCTGGTGAAGCTGGAGCACGAGTTTGTCAAAGTGTTTCGAGAAGTATTGTTACCCCGGGAGATAGGAGCAAGGGCGCTGAATGCGATGAAGCACCTGGTCATCCTGCCTTGCCGTTGTTTTCCTTTGTTTCTAATCAAAAAGCTCTTCATCAGGATACGCATCTACAATGCGGTAAAGGATATTAACAGGCAACTTAAGACGACGGATGCTTTTCAAATAAACACAATTGAGATATGA